Proteins encoded by one window of Xenopus tropicalis strain Nigerian chromosome 6, UCB_Xtro_10.0, whole genome shotgun sequence:
- the LOC100489238 gene encoding oocyte zinc finger protein XlCOF6-like isoform X5, translated as MEQRKMSGLPQRSPVVLLERIKVYSLNKYSEDLRWELNGPQMKNKEERRRLSAAGYRLDTYESGITEMNRERREGLGARKQTGSDTNRKSSTCNGFVARSAHSNQPLVLQKPHAQEMNSAPKAQQNQMPQLCTVTGGKLIVTPKLTKHTQPDAEEKLHGSQKKINIISGKNLKPRKTLAQSTKQTVFPKPFGVINPFACVKCKRRFGSNGNLLIHQRIHTERPFSCTDCGKCFSHRTILREHRRAHMGKGPFPHSTGGNKIPSGKGNFQRHQGASAKGKPLTCTECGKSFKHKSYLLIHERTHTGEKPYVCTQCGKGFSQKVHLETHSLSHSTEKPFSCTECGKCFRLKQHLKIHEKTHTGVKDFVCTECGKRFIQKHSLRQHQRIHTGEKPFVCNVCGKGHSRNEHLKAHLRVHTEDKPFACTECNKTFRSDRWLHAHKLTHTGVKPFKCKECDQSFTTNGDLTKHSLIHSTEKPFICPECGKCFRIKSNLKSHEKTHTGIIDFACTECGKRFTDKRSLHHHLMIHTGERPFVCSECGKSYRQKKSLNIHLRVHTGEKPFACTECNKTFRLRRGLDIHKQTHTGLKRFQCNECGKSVSTKSDLNTHHRTHTGEKPYPCSKCGKSFSTKKSLHQHGHTHTGIKPYACTECGKCFRNKADLKCHQSAHTGEKPFQCTECGKSFPSQTVLNIHQKIHTGGKPFQCTECDKCFCYRQALTAHQRIHTGIKAFGCTECGKQFLAKYSLQRHLMIHTGEKPFVCTECGKSYRHKRNLNIHMNSHTGDKPSASRDCGK; from the exons ATGGAGCAAAGGAAAATGAGTGGCCTTCCCCAGA GATCCCCAGTGGTTCTGTTGGAGAGGATAAAAGTTTATTCTCTGAATAAATATTCTGAAGATCTTCGATGGGAACTGAATGGCCCTCAGATGA AGAacaaggaggagaggaggagactCAGTGCTGCTGGATACAGACTGGATACTTATGAATCAGGAATCACAGAGATGAACAGGGAGAGGAGAGAAGGGCTTGGTGCAAGGAAGCAGACAGGAAGTGACACAAACAGGAAGTCCTCTACATGCAATGGCTTTGTTGCCAGATCTGCCCACAGTAACCAACCTCTGGTGCTTCAGAAACCTCACGCCCAGGAGATGAATTCTGCCCCAAAAGCCCAACAGAACCAAATGCCCCAACTTTGCACAGTAACTGGGGGGAAGCTGATTGTAACCCCCAAATTAACAAAACACACACAGCCTGATGCTGAGGAAAAGCTACATGGAAGTCAGAAAAAGATAAACATTATTTCAGGGAAAAACCTAAAGCCAAGAAAGACATTAGCCCaaagcacaaagcaaactgtGTTCCCTAAACCATTTGGGGTTATAAATCCGTTTGCCTGTGTTAAGTGCAAGAGAAGGTTCGGCAGCAATGGGAACCTCCTCATCCATCAGCGCATTCACACAGAGAGACCGTTCTCTTGCActgattgtgggaaatgtttctcccACAGAACCATCCTCCGAGAGCACCGCCGGGCTCATATGGGAAAGGGGCCCTTCCCCCACAGCACTGGGGGCAATAAAATCCCATCAGGTAAGGGCAACTTTCAGAGGCACCAAGGGGCGAGTGCTAAAGGGAAACCACTTAcctgcactgagtgtgggaaatcaTTCAAACACAAATCTTATTTGCTCATACATGAACGCacacacaccggggagaaaccttaTGTTTGTACCCAATGTGGTAAAGGCTTTTCCCAGAAGGTGCATCTTGAAACACATTCACTTAGTCATTCTACAGAGAAACCTTTTAGctgcacagagtgtgggaaatgtttccgtTTGAAGCAACATCTCAAAATTCACGAGAAGACTCACACTGGGGTTAAAGATTTTGTctgtacagagtgtgggaaacgGTTCATTCAAAAACACAGCCTCCGCCAACACCAGCGGATTCACACTGGTGAGAAACCATTTGTGTGTAATGTGTGTGGGAAAGGCCACAGTCGAAATGAGCATCTAAAAGCTCATCTGCGAGTTCACACAGAAGATAAACCCTTTGCCTGCACAGAGTGCAATAAAACCTTCCGATCAGATCGTTGGCTCCATGCCCACAAACTGACTCACACTGGTGTGAAGCCTTTTAAGTGCAAAGAGTGTGATCAATCCTTCACAACGAACGGGGATCTTACAAAACATTCACTTATACATTCTACAGAGAAACCTTTTATCtgcccagaatgtgggaaatgtttccgcATAAAAAGCAACCTCAAATCTCATGAGAAGACTCACACTGGGATAATAGATTTTGcctgtacagagtgtgggaaacgGTTCACTGACAAACGCAGCCTCCACCATCACCTGATGATTCACACCGGTGAGAGACCGTTTGTCTGCAGTGAGTGTGGGAAAAGCTACAGGCAGAAGAAGAGCCTAAATATTCATCTGCgagttcacacaggagagaaacccttTGCCTGCACAGAGTGCAATAAAACCTTCCGATTAAGGAGAGGGCTAGATATCCACAAACAGACTCACACTGGCCTGAAGCGCTTTCAGTGCAATGAATGTGGTAAATCCGTTAGTACAAAGTCAGACCTTAACACTCATCATCGGACACATACAGGAGAGAAACCCTACCCCTGTTCCAAATGTGGGAAGAGTTTTTCCACAAAGAAAAGCTTACACCAACACGGTCACACTCACACTGGGATAAAGCCATACGcctgtacagagtgtgggaaatgttttagaAATAAGGCTGATCTGAAATGCCACCAATCTGCCcatactggggagaaaccatttcagtgtacagagtgtgggaaaagctttcCATCTCAAACAGTGCTTAATATTCATCAAAAGATTCATACAGGGGGAAAACCATTTCAGTGTACGGAATGTGACAAGTGCTTCTGTTATAGACAGGCTCTTACAGCTCATCAGCGGATTCACACTGGGATTAAAGCTTTTGGATGCACCGAGTGTGGAAAACAGTTCCTGGCCAAGTACAGCCTCCAGCGGCACCTGATGATTCACACCGGTGAGAAGCCGtttgtctgtactgagtgtgggaaaagctACAGGCACAAGAGGAACCTAAATATTCATATGAATTCTCACACAGGAGATAAACCTTCAGCCTCTAGAGACTGTGGCAAATGA